Proteins encoded by one window of Aspergillus chevalieri M1 DNA, chromosome 6, nearly complete sequence:
- a CDS encoding uncharacterized protein (COG:S;~EggNog:ENOG410QB7K;~TransMembrane:1 (i44-67o)) produces MSMTKVNVSKEDLEDPTVPSQAVTHDDVFGEISDRGPNYRNVRVLGIIALMMKTQIGLGVLSIPSAFNTSGIVS; encoded by the exons ATGAGTATGACCAAAGTGAACGTGTCGAAAGAAGACCTAGAAGATCCGACGGTACCCTCGCAGGCTGTAACTCATGACGACGTGTTTGGAGAAATCTCTGACCGGGGTCCAAATTATCGAAAT GTAAGGGTCCTGGGAATTATCGCTCTCATGATGAAGACCCAGATTGGACTTGGGGTTCTTTCCATTCCATCTGCCTTCAATACCTCGGGCATAGTGTCATGA